Part of the Halopseudomonas maritima genome, TAGTAGGGCTGACAAAGCCGCAGGCGTGTCCGCCGGTCAGCCTCAATGCCGACATGGATGGTTTGAGCGCGGCGCTGTTGGTGGACTAGCGCAGCGTGGTCCACCAGAGCCACACCGCATCACCCTGCCCAGCGGACACGCCTGCGGCGTTGTCCGCCCTACCCGCTAGAACAGCAACAGAGCGCGCCTGGCGCTCTATCCGAGCAGCCCGGAGAACGGTAGATAGCGCACCAAGTCCCCCGCCGCAAAGGTCTCTCCTGCCGGCACACACAGCAGCCCCGTGGCCTGACTGGCACTGCTGAGTACGCCGGAGCTTTGATTACCGGCCAGCTGCACCACACCCTGCTCAACCCGCGCGCGCAGATACTCATCACGCGTGCCGGCCTCGCCCCAGGCGAAGGCCGCCGGCAACGCAAAGTGCGCCGTGGCGGTGTCCAACGCCCCTAGCCGGGCCAGCAGATACGGGCGCACCAGCAATAAAAAGGTAACCAGGGTGGCCGCCGGGTTGCCCGGCAAACCGAGTACGGTGGTATCGGCGTAGGTGGCCAGGGTAAAGGGCTTGCCCGGCTTGATGGCCAGCTTCCACAGATCCACACTGCCGCCGTCTCGCAGCGCCTGCCCCAGACAATCAGCCTCGCCAACCGAAACACCACCGGAGGTGATGATCACATCGGCCTGCGCACTCAGCTCGCGCAGGCGCGCGTGGGTAGCAGCCAGGTCATCCGGCAGGATGCCGGCATCCAGCACGGTCTGGCCCATGCCCTTGAGCAGTCCGGTCAAGGTGAAGCGATTGCTGTTGTAAATTTGTCCCGGCGCCAGCGCAGCGCCCGGCTCCACCAACTCATCGCCGGTCGACACCACCGCCACCCGCAGCGGCTGGCGTACCGACACCTCGGCCAGGCCAACCGAGGCGATCACGCCCAGCTCTTGCGGGCGCAGGCGCACACCGGCGGCGATCACCTCTGCGCCAGCCACAATATCCTGCCCGCGGCGGCGCACGTTCTGGCCGGGCACCACAGGCTCCTGCAACTGCGCAACCGCTCCCTGCTGCGCCACGTTCTCCTGCATTTGCACCGCGTCGGCACCGGCCGGCAGCGGCGCGCCGGTAAAGATGCGGGCACAGCTGCCGGCTTGCAGCGGCAGTGGCGCCATGCCTGCGGTAATGCGTTGGCTGACCGGCAGGCCGGCAGCCATCGCCGCAGGTAGATCACTGCTGGCCAGCGCGTAGCCGTCCATTGCGCTGTTGTCCCAGGGCGGCACGTCCGCCACAGCAACAACCGGCTCGGCCAACACACAGCCCAAAGCGTCGGCCAGCGGCACCTTGGCAATCGCGGTCGGTGGATGTGCAGCAGCGCTGGCCAGCAAGCGCTGCAGGGCGGTGTCGACCGGCAGCAGACTCATGCGCGGCGACCACACTGCTCGGCACTACCCAGGTGCTGCACAAAGTTGCAGGGGCGTGTGCGACTATCGAGTTGCGGCTCAAGAATACGTGCCCAGGCGGTGCGACAGGCGTTGGTCGACCCCGGCATGCAGGCCACCAGCGTACGATTGGCCAGGCCCGCCAGTGCGCGGGATTGAATGGTCGAGGTACCGATATCTTCTACCGATACCTGGCGGAACAGCTCACCAAAGCCCTCCACCTGCTTGTCCAGCAAGGGGGCGACGGCCTCCGGCGTGCTGTCTCGCCCGGTAAAGCCGGTACCGCCGGTAATCAACACCACCTCTACCTGCGGATCGGCGATCCAGGCCGATACCACAGCGCGAATACGATACAGGTCATCGGGGTAGAGCTGGCGATCTGCCAGGCTGTGGCCCGCCGCCTGCAGGCTATCGACCAGCAACTGGCCGGAGCTGTCGGATTCCAGTGTGCGCGTATCGCTGACGGTGAGTACCGCGATATTGAGGGGGCTAAAGGGGGCGTCTGGCTTGCTGCTCATGGCGGGAATCCTTGTTGAAGAAAAATCATGAAAGCGCAGACAGACCTATTTGTCCGCAGCTTCCCGCGCTGTTATAACACAGGGTAGCGCAGCCCGGACTCCTCCCATGCCCCATCCTTTCACCCTTAGCACCCTGTTCCTGGCCGGCGGCCAAGGCAGCCGGCTGGGCGGTATCGACAAGGGTCTGATGCTGTTTCGCGGCGAGCCGGTGGCCGCGCGCTTGAGCCGCGTTTTGCAACAAGTGGGCAGTGAGGTGCTGATCAGTTGCAACCGCAATGCTGACCAGTACAGTCAATGGGCCAACCGCCTGGTAAGCGACCCACAACCCGCCTACCCCGGCCCGCTGCTCGGCGTGCTCAGCGCGCTGCGCGTCGCCAAGGGCAGCCACCTGCTGGTAGTGCCCTGTGATATGCCCTTGCTGGACGTGCCATTGTTACAGTCGTTGATCGCCCTGGCCCGTGAGCACCCCGAGCAAGCGGTTGCGCTGCAGAGCGGACAACAGCTGCAGCCGCTGGTCTGCGTGCTACCGCTCACCCTGCTCAACGCGCTGGAGCGCGCCTGGCAGGCCGGCCAACGCAGCCCCCGCCGCTGGTTGATCGAACAACAGGTGCTCACCCTGCGCATCGCCGAAGACGACCCGCGCCTGCTCAACGCCAACACCCCCGGCGAATGGGAAACCACCTCGACACCCTCGTAATCATCAAGCCCGCCACGCGAACAAGCCTGCGGCCTTGCCCGCCCTACGCGATACCACAGCAAGCGCGCGCTGGGCCTCGGCACGCGGGATCAATCGCTAACTCCGCGAAAAACGGCAATTTTTTTCGATTGCCTCTTGTGCCAACAGCTCGTTTAGGTAAAATGCCGCCCACAACGGAGCGTAGCGCAGCCTGGTAGCGCGTCTCGTTCGGGACGAGAAGGTCGCTGGTTCGATTCCAGTCGCTCCGACCAACAGCAAAAAACCCCTGACTCATTGAGTCAGGGGTTTTTCTTTATGTGCTCCCAAAAAAGCAGACGACCGGGCATTCACCCGGCCGCCGCTCCGTCAGTCCAGCATCTCGCGCAGCACGTGGTGCAGAATGCCACCCGCCTTGAAGTAGGCAATCTCGTTGGCGGTATCAATCCGGCACAGCACCTCAAACTCGACTACCTTGCCCTCCGGCGTCGTCGCCTTCACCTGCAGGCGCTGCCCCGGCTTGAGGTTGTCATCAATGCCGAGAATATCGACCTGCTCGTGCCCATCCAGCCCCAGCTCAGCGACATTCTTGCCATCGACAAACTGCAGCGGCAACA contains:
- a CDS encoding molybdopterin molybdotransferase MoeA, which encodes MSLLPVDTALQRLLASAAAHPPTAIAKVPLADALGCVLAEPVVAVADVPPWDNSAMDGYALASSDLPAAMAAGLPVSQRITAGMAPLPLQAGSCARIFTGAPLPAGADAVQMQENVAQQGAVAQLQEPVVPGQNVRRRGQDIVAGAEVIAAGVRLRPQELGVIASVGLAEVSVRQPLRVAVVSTGDELVEPGAALAPGQIYNSNRFTLTGLLKGMGQTVLDAGILPDDLAATHARLRELSAQADVIITSGGVSVGEADCLGQALRDGGSVDLWKLAIKPGKPFTLATYADTTVLGLPGNPAATLVTFLLLVRPYLLARLGALDTATAHFALPAAFAWGEAGTRDEYLRARVEQGVVQLAGNQSSGVLSSASQATGLLCVPAGETFAAGDLVRYLPFSGLLG
- the moaB gene encoding molybdenum cofactor biosynthesis protein B encodes the protein MSSKPDAPFSPLNIAVLTVSDTRTLESDSSGQLLVDSLQAAGHSLADRQLYPDDLYRIRAVVSAWIADPQVEVVLITGGTGFTGRDSTPEAVAPLLDKQVEGFGELFRQVSVEDIGTSTIQSRALAGLANRTLVACMPGSTNACRTAWARILEPQLDSRTRPCNFVQHLGSAEQCGRRA
- the mobA gene encoding molybdenum cofactor guanylyltransferase MobA; translated protein: MPHPFTLSTLFLAGGQGSRLGGIDKGLMLFRGEPVAARLSRVLQQVGSEVLISCNRNADQYSQWANRLVSDPQPAYPGPLLGVLSALRVAKGSHLLVVPCDMPLLDVPLLQSLIALAREHPEQAVALQSGQQLQPLVCVLPLTLLNALERAWQAGQRSPRRWLIEQQVLTLRIAEDDPRLLNANTPGEWETTSTPS